From the genome of Impatiens glandulifera chromosome 9, dImpGla2.1, whole genome shotgun sequence, one region includes:
- the LOC124914470 gene encoding photosystem I reaction center subunit N, chloroplastic has translation MAAMNSSVLACNYSLGSSDLITSSKFSPLMPATTSSSTLVKCTAIKSQQVRVSDSNRSISNDGRRAALLGLAGVLFAAATSSSSANAGVIEDYLEKSKANKELNDKKRLATSGANFARAYTVQFGTCKFPQNFTGCQDLAKQKKVPFLSEDIELECEGKDKYKCGSNVFWKW, from the exons ATGGCAGCCATGAATTCCAGCGTCCTAGCCTGCAATTATTCCCTCGGTTCATCGGACCTCATCACCAGCTCAAAGTTCTCTCCCTTGATGCCTGCAACCACATCATCATCTACACTCGTAAAGTGCACCGCCATCAAATCCCAGCAGGTTAGGGTTTCTGATTCCAACAGATCTATTTCAAACGACGGCAGAAGAGCTGCTCTCCTTGGCCTTGCCGGCGTTCTATTCGCCGCTgccacctcctcctcctccgccaACGCCGGTGTCATCGAGGATTACCTCGAAAAGAGCAAAGCCAATAAG GAATTAAACGATAAGAAGAGATTGGCAACAAGCGGCGCAAACTTCGCTAGGGCATACACTGTTCAATTCGGCACCTGCAAATTCCCTCAGAATTTTACTGGATGTCAAGATCTTGCTAAGCAAAAG AAGGTCCCGTTTCTTTCAGAGGACATAGAGTTGGAGTGTGAAGGGAAAGATAAATACAAGTGTGGTTCAAATGTATTCTGGAAATGGTGA
- the LOC124916475 gene encoding SEC12-like protein 1 encodes MSGSSLEQGTVTCAAWIWRPENAHLVAIGKARNGDQPSVLEIFSFDAKTSSLSSSALATIEIEEGDLLKIAVHPSGDDIVCSTTDGSCKWIELYGQQAHVKLMSKDLAPLQDVGRQICLAFSVDGSRFASGGVDGHLRIFEWPSLRVILDEPKACKSFRDMDFSLDSEFLATTSSDGSARIWQTSDGLPVVSNLTRYQDEKIELCRFSKDGMKPFLFCTVQKGNKAVTGVWDISTWKRIGHKRLLGKSASMMSMSLDGKYLALGSKDGDMCVVDVKKMEISHWSKRLHLGSSFASIEFCPSERVVITATEEWGAMVTKLNVPADWKDWQIYLVLLGLFLASAVGFYIFFQNSDSFWNFPLGKNQPARSIFGSVIGDSQTTTDDQNVWGPVDL; translated from the exons ATGTCAGGGAGTTCGTTGGAGCAGGGGACTGTTACATGCGCGGCCTGGATCTGGAGGCCGGAGAATGCTCATCTAGTAGCAATTGGAAAGGCGAGGAACGGTGATCAGCCGTCCGTGCTAGAGATTTTCTCTTTTGATGCTAAAACCTCATCCTTATCATCGTCTGCTTTG GCAACGATCGAGATTGAAGAAGGAGACCTGTTGAAAATAGCCGTTCATCCTAGTGGAGATGATATTGTTTGCTCTACTACCGATGGATCATGCAA GTGGATTGAATTATACGGACAACAGGCACATGTGAAGTTGATGTCCAAGGACCTTGCTCCTTTACAAGATGTTGGCCGACAGATCTGTCTTGCTTTTAGTGTCGATGGATCTAGATTTGCCAGTGGTGGTGTG GATGGGCATCTAAGAATTTTTGAATGGCCAAGCTTACGTGTCATCTTGGATGAACCAAAAGCTTGCAAGTCCTTCCGGGACATGGATTTCAG CCTTGACTCAGAATTCTTAGCTACAACTTCTTCTGATGGTTCTGCAAGAATATGGCAGACAAGTGATGGTCTTCCAGTGGTGTCTAATTTAACTCGTTACCAA GATGAAAAGATAGAACTTTGTCGATTTTCTAAGGATGGAATGAAGCCATTCCTCTTCTGTACCGTTCAGAAAG GCAATAAAGCAGTAACCGGTGTTTGGGATATAAGTACATGGAAGAGAATAGGCCACAAGAGACTTCTCGGAAAATCTGCCTCAATGATGTCCATGAGTCTGGATGGAAAATATCTTGCTCT AGGGAGTAAAGATGGAGATATGTGTGTAGTTGATGTTAAAAAAATGGAGATCAGCCATTGGAGTAAGAGACTTCACTTGGGTTCATCCTTTGCTTCAATTGAGTTCTGTCCAAGTGAAAG ggtGGTGATTACTGCTACAGAGGAATGGGGAGCTATGGTAACTAAGCTAAATGTTCCTGCAGATTGGAAAg ATTGGCAGATATATTTGGTGCTTTTGGGGTTATTTTTGGCGTCTGCAGTAGGGTTCTACATATTCTTTCAGAATTCAGACTCGTTCTGGAATTTCCCTCTCGGGAAAAATCAGCCTGCTAGATCAATCTTTGGATCTGTCATTGGAGATTCACAAACCACCACCGACGACCAAAATGTGTGGGGACCAGTGGACCTTTAA
- the LOC124914000 gene encoding uncharacterized protein LOC124914000 produces the protein MPSVGMRRSMRVFGTRVLRSGRRLWSAPFGENNHKKSSPSEPEVWIRLLENSSGEGGTIENDQPEDSDSNRDLAAMDIDDKSVSYGSDQNLSFGGDTGNVDRYGLVYRRKRKIADPGDRIFGKKYFRKKWRKRNKRGDVGFSLITESIDGDSSGWLVCFLNLVLRYMSVKANFRLSSLSSFMLSEPLSMIFSSHGILSSWAPSWVTRSGICKISGARCFIPLFTLEFSAVPSCFMYLHSTLLLKSARFPNILENSGMEEDSSDIDDFGQQSSFETTSLVKRDSLLLDSDIGKEDVLENTDSKLTGKSVLYVKKASNSRSKSQKRRSSSRSVRVNNQPTLSVHESKRSSVPCRTPKSPIQKTAESTIKDLKFSLTELIQDIDSTSCGANILVMEPDKCYRVNDVVIKVEMSSPKKWSVVVSKDRILQYNLDAQKIMRPCSTNRVTHDIIWTEDNFSWKLEFPNRRDWVIFKELYRVCFERNFLIATASAIPVPKVQKIPYYDDYENGPFVLPELYISVKGDELTRALTKRTAIYDMDSDDEEWLENFNTESSLVNQQHEQLPMEHFELIIDASEENLTSHPDDNDASDLSIDMANKKVVEAVYSYWVRKRKDNHSTLSRIYQSYRPRRDRLRTKTIIRKKRTSARIPRQPGRDKLLWQSIQNELNALEEQKALHKCVEAKAEASRLEGLAIEQRKRAQLLMENADLATYKALMARRLAEAAAAQSSELMDAVAASLFLE, from the exons ATGCCTTCAGTTGGGATGAGACGGTCGATGAGGGTTTTTGGTACTAGGGTTTTGAGGTCTGGAAGGAGATTGTGGTCTGCCCCTTTTGGAGAGAATAATCATAAGAAATCGTCCCCAAGTGAACCGGAAGTCTGGATCCGTCTCCTTGAGAATTCTAGCGGTGAGGGTGGCACTATTGAAAATGATCAGCCGGAAGATTCTGACTCGAATCGAGACTTGGCTGCAATGGATATAGACGACAAGTCTGTATCATATGGATCTGATCAAAATCTGTCATTTGGAGGTGATACTGGTAATGTGGATAGGTATGGTCTTGTTTACAGACGGAAAAGGAAAATAGCAGATCCGGGCGATAGGATTTTTGGAAAGAAGTACTTCAGGAAGAAATGGAGAAAACGTAATAAAAGAGGAGATGTGGGTTTCTCTTTAATTACTGAATCCATTGATGGGGATAGTAGTGGTTGGCTTGTTTGCTTCTTGAACTTGGTTTTAAGATACATGTCTGTGAAGGCTAATTTTAGACTGTCAAGTCTTTCTTCCTTCATGCTTTCCGAACCTCTGTCGATGATTTTCTCGTCGCATGGAATTCTCTCTTCTTGG GCTCCCTCCTGGGTTACAAGGTCAGGTATTTGCAAGATTTCTGGAGCCAGATGCTTTATACCATTGTTTACTCTGGAATTTTCGGCTGTTCCTTCCTGTTTTATGTACTTGCACTCAACTCTACTTCTAAAGTCGGCTAGATTTCCCAACATTTTGGAGAACTCAGGTATGGAAGAAGACAGTAGTGATATTGATGATTTTGGTCAGCAGTCATCATTTGAAACTACTTCTCTCGTCAAACGAGATTCATTATTGCTAGACAGTGATATTGGTAAGGAGGACGTTTTAGAAAACACCGATTCTAAATTAACTGGCAAATCTGTGCTATATGTGAAGAAAGCTTCGAATTCTCGAAGCAAGTCACAGAAAAGGAGGAGCTCTTCGAGGTCTGTAAGAGTCAACAACCAACCCACTCTTTCTGTACATGAGAGCAAGAGATCTTCAGTTCCATGTCGTACACCTAAGAGTCCTATCCAGAAAACTGCGGAATCGACAATCAAGGATCTGAAATTTTCCTTGACAGAATTAATACAAGATATTGATTCAACTAGCTGTGGGGCAAACATTCTAGTTATGGAACCTGACAAATGTTATAGAGTAAATGATGTTGTTATAAAAGTAGAGATGTCTTCTCCAAAGAAATGGTCTGTTGTAGTGAGTAAGGACAGAATTTTGCAGTACAATCTTGATGCACAGAAGATCATGAGACCTTGTAGCACTAACCGTGTCACACATGACATAATATGGACAGAAGATAACTTCAGTTGGAAGCTAGAGTTTCCAAACAGACGAGACTGGGTGATATTTAAAGAGCTTTACAGGGTATGCTTTGAGCGTAATTTTCTGATTGCAACTGCCAGTGCCATCCCGGTACCCAAGGTTCAAAAAATACCGTACTATGATGACTATGAGAATGGTCCTTTTGTACTTCCAGAGTTATATATAAGTGTGAAAGGTGATGAGTTGACAAGGGCATTGACAAAAAGAACTGCTATATATGATATGGATTCTGATGATGAGGAATGGCTTGAGAATTTCAACACTGAGAGTTCTTTAGTTAACCAACAACATGAACAACTTCCAATGGAGCATTTTGAGTTAATAATTGATGCTTCTGAGGAAAATCTCACCAGCCACCCTGATGACAATGATGCGTCAGATCTATCCATAGATATGGCAAATAAGAAAGTTGTGGAGGCTGTATATAGTTACTGGGTGAGAAAGCGGAAGGATAATCATTCTACACTAAGTAGGATTTACCAG TCATATCGGCCAAGAAGGGATCGATTACGCACAAAGACTATTATACGCAAGAAAAGAACATCTGCAAGAATACCGCGTCAGCCTGGGAGGGACAAGCTCCTCTGGCAGA GTATTCAGAATGAATTAAACGCTTTAGAAGAACAGAAAGCCTTGCATAAGTGTGTAGAAGCAAAAGCTGAAGCAAGTAGATTGGAAGGGTTAGCAATTGAACAACGCAAAAGGGCTCAACTGCTCATGGAGAATGCGGATCTGGCTACTTATAAAGCATTAATGGCACGTAGGTTAGCTGAAGCAGCAGCAGCCCAAAGTTCAGAATTGATGGATGCAGTTGCAGCATCACTTTTTCTTGAATGA
- the LOC124916412 gene encoding monocopper oxidase-like protein SKU5 codes for MKVLTKIIFLFLVSIFAVRLDAAFIYMDWHVAVDYTINPISFTQPVITINGMFPGPLINATTNDIIRVNVFNDMDIEPLLITWNGIQQRLNSWQDGVSGTNCPILAGKNWTYEFQVKDQIGSFFYSPSINFIKAAGGYGPIRVNNRNVIAVPFPKPEAEFDLLIGDWFYTDYKFIRSAISQGTEFFKLPDALLMNGNGPFGHPSSKSHESLTVEKGKTYRLRISNVGTGLSFNFRIEKHRMVVVETEGSYTDQIELDSLDVHVGQSYSVLVTADQEDGVDYYIVASPKLVNTSTDSTKETLVARGVLHYKNSNILPSGPFPKGPDPFDLDFSINQAKSIRWNMTAGAARPNPQGTFNVSNVTLSQTFILHGSKSYINGAPRNVVNNVSYIDQGTPVKLADYFVNGSGIYDLDKFPKHHIRKTATYKTSVVSGTHKGWLEIVFHNDFSNAMDSWHLDGFGFYVVGFGHGEWSPSERSTYNLLDPVVRSTVQVYPGGWSAVYAYMDNPGMWNLRSQHLMNWYLGQELYVRVHDDDPNPAKERPPPNNLLLCG; via the exons ATGAAAGTCTTAACTAAGAtcatcttcttgttcttggTATCGATATTCGCAGTCCGACTCGATGCTGCTTTCATTTACATGGACTGGCACGTCGCGGTTGATTACACAATCAACCCCATATCATTTACCCAACCG GTGATCACCATTAATGGAATGTTTCCAGGCCCGCTTATAAACGCGACCACCAATGATATTATTCGTGTCAATGTCTTCAACGACATGGATATTGAACCCTTACTTATAACTTG GAACGGGATACAACAAAGGCTTAATTCGTGGCAAGATGGTGTGTCGGGTACCAATTGTCCCATTTTGGCTGGCAAGAATTGGACTTATGAGTTTCAAGTTAAAGATCAAATTGGTAGTTTCTTTTACTCTCCTTCCATTAACTTCATCAAAGCAGCCGGTGGCTATGGACCAATCCGTGTCAATAACCGTAATGTCATTGCGGTTCCCTTCCCCAAGCCCGAAGCCGAGTTTGATCTTCTTATTGGAGATTGGTTTTACACCGATTACAAG TTTATCCGGTCAGCCATATCACAGGGAACAGAGTTCTTCAAGCTGCCCGACGCACTTCTAATGAATGGGAATGGTCCTTTCGGGCATCCATCGTCGAAATCTCACGAGTCTTTGACTGTGGAAAAGGGTAAGACATATAGATTGAGGATATCGAATGTAGGGACAGGATTGAGCTTTAACTTTAGGATTGAGAAACATCGGATGGTGGTGGTTGAGACGGAGGGATCATACACGGATCAGATTGAGCTAGACTCTCTGGATGTTCATGTTGGGCAATCCTACTCTGTGCTCGTTACAGCAGATCAAGAAGATGGTGTAGATTATTACATTGTGGCTTCACCAAAGCTTGTAAACACTAGCACAGACAGTACTAAAGAGACGTTGGTGGCTAGAGGAGTGCTTCACTACAAGAATTCTAACATACTGCCCAGTGGACCCTTTCCAAAAGGTCCTGATCCATTTGATCttgatttttcaattaatcaAGCCAAGTCCATCAG GTGGAATATGACGGCTGGGGCTGCAAGACCTAACCCGCAAGGAACATTTAACGTATCAAACGTAACACTTTCACAAACTTTCATCCTCCATGgatcaaaatcatatattaatGGAGCTCCTCGAAATGTCGTAAACAATGTGTCTTATATCGATCAAGGCACACCTGTAAAGCTCGCAGACTATTTTGTCAACGGCTCGGGAATCTACGATCTCGACAAATTCCCCAAACACCATATAAGAAAAACGGCTACTTACAAAACCTCGGTAGTATCCGGGACTCACAAGGGATGGTTAGAAATAGTATTCCATAATGATTTTAGTAATGCTATGGACTCTTGGCACTTGGACGGGTTTGGGTTCTATGTGGTCGGGTTTGGTCATGGAGAATGGAGCCCGAGTGAGCGTAGCACTTATAATCTGTTGGATCCGGTGGTGCGATCCACGGTTCAAGTTTACCCGGGCGGGTGGAGCGCGGTTTATGCTTATATGGATAACCCGGGAATGTGGAACTTAAGATCGCAGCATTTGATGAATTGGTATTTAGGTCAAGAACTATATGTAAGGGTCCATGATGATGATCCAAACCCGGCTAAGGAACGTCCACCACCAAATAACCTACTCTTATGTGGTTAG